The genome window TTCTGCCTAAACTGGGATACAATAATGTGAACGTGCGGCACGGCGACGGCTACGAGGGCTGGCCGCAACATGCGCCGTTCGACGCCATCCTCATCACCGCCGCCGCGCCCGAGATCCCGCAACCGTTGATCGATCAGTTGCGGGTGGGTGGCCGCATGGTGCTGCCGTTGGAAAACGAAGCGGCGCAGCAGCTGCTGCTGGTGAGGAAGCAGGCGGATGGCATCACCCGAACGATCATCACCGGCGTGCGTTTCGTGCCGATGACCGGCGCCGTCCGCAACCCATAGATTGTGATACGGTCAGGAGGTGGAGCATGTCCCGGCAACCTGCCGTGTCCGGACGGTTTTATCCGGACGATCCCCAGGCGCTACGCGCAGAAGTGAAGAGCCACCTGCCCGGCCGGCAGAACAAAGTGCAGGCGCTGGGCGTGGTGGCGCCGCATGCGGGCTTCATGTATTCGGGAGATGTGGCGGGATCGGTGTACGACGCCATCGAGATTCCCGAACGCATCCTGATTCTCGGACCCAACCACACCGGCATGGGTCGTCCCCTCTCCATCATGTCCCAAGGCGCGTGGTCGATGCCGATGGGCGATGTCGAAATCGATACCGAACTGGCCGCCGCCATCCGCAAACACCTGCCCGACGTGGAGGAGGATGAAGCCGCGCACCGCGCCGAGCATTCGCTGGAGACGCAACTGCCGTTTCTTCAGTATTACCGCACGCCGTTCCGGTTCGTGCCGCTTTGCCTCATGCGCTTTCGTCTGGAAGATTGCGTGAAGCTGGGCCACGCGCTGGCCCGCGCCATCGCCGAGGTGGAAGGGCCGGTATTGCTCGTCGCCAGCTCCGACATGACGCATTACGAATCGCACGACAGCGCCACCCTGA of Nitrospina watsonii contains these proteins:
- the amrB gene encoding AmmeMemoRadiSam system protein B, giving the protein MSRQPAVSGRFYPDDPQALRAEVKSHLPGRQNKVQALGVVAPHAGFMYSGDVAGSVYDAIEIPERILILGPNHTGMGRPLSIMSQGAWSMPMGDVEIDTELAAAIRKHLPDVEEDEAAHRAEHSLETQLPFLQYYRTPFRFVPLCLMRFRLEDCVKLGHALARAIAEVEGPVLLVASSDMTHYESHDSATLKDHRAIDRMRELDAAGLHRVVHDNQITMCGVNPATVMLTAAKDLGAQQSVLSQYMTSGEVSGDMERVVGYAGMIVS